The DNA window TTCTACCAGTTCGTAGGTGCGTTGCCGTACATGCAGTACGTCGGGGTCCTGCGGGATTGCATCAAGATGATGCCTTACGTGTTTTACACAGCTGCCGGCAGGTCCGATGATATATTCAAACTCCCGGAAGTTGTCAACAAACAGTTGTTCCGCGGCGGCTGAATGCTGCTGGTCACCTTCATTGGCCATAGGCTGGCCGCAACAGGTCTGGTTCAGCGGATATACCACTTCCAGGCCCAAACGTTCCAGCAGCTCCAGGGTGGCGATGCCGGCTTCCGGGTAGATAGCGTCAACATAACAGGGAATGAACAGGCCAACTTTCATACGCAGGACTATTTGCTTGATACATATGCATAACAGCAAAGTCGCCGTGTTGGTTGACCGGAAAATCAGGAGACCGGTGTTTTCCCTCCGTCTACTGCGATACTGGTGCCTGTCACGTAGGCGGCTGCGGGTGTAGCCAGAAAAGCGGCCATGGCACCTACTTCCCGGGCTTCGCCAAAACGTTTCATGGGGATTTCTCTCAGCGCTTCTTCCGCGATCGTTTCAGGAGAGACATTACGAGCAGCGGCGCTGTTGCTGAATATGCTTTCCAGCCTGGCAGTACGGACAGAACCGGGCAGTACATTATTGACTGTAATGCCATGTGGAGCCAGTTCTGTGGCCAGCGTTTTGGCCCAGGCAGCAACAGCCCAGCGGGTAGTATTGGATACGCCGAGGTTTTTCAGCGGAGCTTTTACAGAAGTGGAGATAATATTGATGATACGACCATAGCCGGCCTGTATCATGCCTGGCACCAGGGCCTGCGCCAGTACCTGGTTGCAGAGCAGATGCTGGGAGAAAGCATCTGCAAAGGCGTCTGTGGAGGCTTCCAGAATAGGGCCTGTAGCAGGGCCGCCGGTATTGTTGATCAGGATATGTACCGTGCCTTCGAGAGCGAGGTCGGCAGCTAAATCCTTTACTTCGTCCA is part of the Chitinophaga flava genome and encodes:
- a CDS encoding SDR family oxidoreductase, with translation MNLSLKDKTALICGGSQGLGLATAIELASLGATCILTARNEENLKTAVTQLSSEAGQAHRYIVSDFSDLDEVKDLAADLALEGTVHILINNTGGPATGPILEASTDAFADAFSQHLLCNQVLAQALVPGMIQAGYGRIINIISTSVKAPLKNLGVSNTTRWAVAAWAKTLATELAPHGITVNNVLPGSVRTARLESIFSNSAAARNVSPETIAEEALREIPMKRFGEAREVGAMAAFLATPAAAYVTGTSIAVDGGKTPVS